A single window of Cheilinus undulatus linkage group 12, ASM1832078v1, whole genome shotgun sequence DNA harbors:
- the LOC121518876 gene encoding LIM/homeobox protein Lhx1-like, which yields MLHCAGCEKPIVDRFLLKVLDRPWHIKCVQCCECKCTLTEKCFSREGRLYCKDDFFRRFGTKCYGCDQGILPSDLVRRAKSKVFHLNCFTCMMCNKQLSTGEELYILDEFKFVCKEDYQNNNGKDTILLSVTTCSDPSLSPDSQDPQDDGKDSESGHLSDKEVCNNENDEQSGVGKRRGPRTTIKAKQLETLKAAFAATPKPTRHIREQLSRETGLSMRVIQVWFQNRRSKERRMKQLSALSGRRHVFFRGPRRMRALGERLEAEELGHFSYYGDYPGEYYSSGGNYEYFQGPPSSQAQTPADLGFVPSSVPSGTPLGAMDHHHPGQCFSDTVSVHHPADSPSPEPNMSGSMHSISSEMCGPGTPYTSVSLSDNGYTNQLSQTSSDMSEGTVW from the exons ATGCTGCACTGTGCCGGCTGTGAGAAGCCCATCGTGGACAGATTcctgctcaaagttttggacaGACCGTGGCACATCAAATGTGTCCAGTGCTGCGAGTGTAAATGCACTTTGACTGAGAAGTGTTTCTCTAGAGAAGGGAGGCTGTACTGTAAGGACGACTTCTTCAG GAGGTTTGGGACCAAGTGTTACGGCTGTGATCAGGGTATTTTACCCAGTGATCTGGTCCGCAGGGCCAAAAGCAAAGTGTTCCACCTGAACTGTTTCACCTGTATGATGTGTAACAAACAGCTGTCCACCGGAGAGGAGCTCTACATCCTGGACGAGTTCAAGTTTGTCTGTAAAGAGGACTATCAGAACAACAATGGCAAAGACACAATACTGCTATCAG TGACGACGTGCAGTGACCCAAGTCTGTCCCCGGACTCGCAAGACCCGCAGGACGACGGGAAGGACTCTGAATCGGGACATTTGTCTGATAAAGAAGTGTGTAACAACGAGAACGACGAGCAGAGCGGCGTCGGGAAACGGCGCGGGCCTCGGACCACCATCAAAGCCAAACAGCTCGAGACCCTGAAAGCGGCGTTTGCAGCGACGCCGAAACCAACCAGACACATCCGGGAGCAGCTGTCGAGGGAGACTGGCCTCAGCATGAGAGTCATCCAG GTGTGGTTCCAGAACCGGCGCTCCAAAGAAAGACGCATGAAGCAGCTGAGCGCGCTGAGCGGACGGAGGCACGTCTTCTTCCGCGGCCCGAGGAGGATGAGGGCTCTAGGAGAGAGGCTGGAGGCGGAAGAGCTGGGGCACTTCTCTTATTATGGAG ATTATCCAGGTGAATACTACAGCTCAGGAGGGAATTATGAGTACTTCCAGGGCCCTCCGTCGTCCCAGGCTCAGACTCCAGCAGACCTGGGCTTTGTCCCCTCCTCTGTCCCCTCTGGCACTCCGTTAGGAGCCATGGACCACCACCACCCTGGGCAGTGTTTCTCTGACACAGTGTCTGTTCATCACCCTGCAGACTCACCCAGTCCGGAGCCCAACATGTCGGGCTCCATGCACAGCATCTCCAGTGAGATGTGCGGACCCGGCACACCTTATACCTCTGTGTCGCTCAGTGACAACGGATACACAAACCAGCTGTCCCAGACCTCCTCTGACATGAGCGAAGGCACCGTGTGGTAG